The following coding sequences are from one Halobacteriovorax sp. JY17 window:
- the panD gene encoding aspartate 1-decarboxylase, whose protein sequence is MRELLQSKIHKAIITEADISYVGSVTIDSDLLEKIDLWPGQKVLIVSNTSGARLETYVIKGTPRSGEICINGAAAHLIKKGEEVIIIGFQFSDKPIEPKCILVDKQNQFLRYL, encoded by the coding sequence ATGCGGGAATTACTGCAATCTAAAATTCATAAGGCCATTATCACTGAAGCAGATATCTCTTATGTTGGTAGTGTTACTATCGACTCAGACCTTCTAGAGAAGATAGACTTATGGCCTGGTCAGAAAGTTCTCATTGTCTCCAATACATCAGGCGCACGCCTAGAAACTTACGTTATAAAAGGAACACCACGCTCTGGAGAAATTTGTATTAACGGAGCAGCCGCTCACCTCATCAAAAAAGGTGAAGAAGTCATTATCATTGGATTTCAATTTAGCGATAAGCCAATAGAGCCGAAGTGCATCCTAGTCGATAAACAGAATCAATTTCTTCGTTACTTATAG
- the serB gene encoding phosphoserine phosphatase SerB, whose translation MPQKLNGKDVLIKVSGPDHPGITSELMSIIKATNNSLLDMGQSVTHGLLSLSFVINISEENNEHDHVLKDLLFAANNLNLTLDYKVVEPKSKSDKTEKFILNCVSVEPISAAFMCDIATILSGHGINIKRIDKVSPNAFKSLEISTQVPVGLNYQGVKAELLKTSNGHKVDVAFLKDDIFRRSKRLIVFDMDSTLIQTEVIDELADACGVGEEVREITEAAMNGEINFNESLIQRVSKLEGLEASKMQDILDKLPLTQGVEDFIHTIKMLGYKVAVISGGFTFFANALKEKLGLDYAFANELEIVGGKLTGKVLGTIINAEQKALLVKLIAQQENISLEQVVAIGDGANDLPMLATAGLGIAFHAKEVVRKEAEQHMSHGPMTSILYFLGITDSSELL comes from the coding sequence ATGCCACAGAAATTAAATGGAAAAGATGTCCTAATCAAAGTCAGCGGTCCCGATCATCCTGGGATTACCTCTGAGCTAATGAGTATTATCAAAGCAACTAATAACTCTCTCCTAGATATGGGTCAATCAGTTACACACGGACTGCTGTCTCTTAGTTTTGTTATTAATATTAGTGAAGAAAATAACGAACACGACCACGTCTTAAAAGATCTTCTCTTTGCTGCCAATAATTTAAATCTCACTCTCGACTATAAAGTTGTTGAGCCTAAATCTAAGTCAGATAAGACTGAGAAATTTATTTTAAATTGCGTTAGTGTTGAGCCAATTAGCGCGGCTTTCATGTGTGATATCGCAACTATTCTTTCTGGACACGGAATAAATATTAAGCGTATCGATAAAGTTTCTCCAAACGCATTTAAGTCCCTTGAAATTTCAACGCAGGTTCCAGTAGGTCTTAACTACCAAGGAGTGAAAGCAGAGCTTCTAAAAACTTCTAATGGACATAAAGTCGATGTGGCCTTCTTAAAAGATGATATCTTTAGAAGAAGTAAGAGACTCATCGTCTTTGATATGGATTCAACTCTTATTCAAACCGAAGTTATCGACGAGCTCGCGGACGCCTGTGGAGTTGGTGAAGAAGTAAGAGAGATTACTGAAGCCGCCATGAACGGGGAAATAAATTTCAACGAAAGCTTAATTCAAAGAGTTTCAAAGCTTGAAGGTCTTGAAGCTTCAAAGATGCAAGATATACTAGACAAGCTTCCTCTCACACAGGGTGTAGAAGATTTCATCCACACCATAAAAATGCTAGGTTATAAAGTCGCCGTCATTTCAGGTGGATTTACTTTCTTTGCCAATGCTTTAAAAGAAAAACTAGGCCTCGACTACGCCTTTGCTAACGAGCTTGAAATAGTCGGCGGAAAACTTACTGGTAAGGTCCTTGGAACAATAATCAACGCCGAACAAAAGGCCCTCTTAGTAAAACTCATTGCTCAACAAGAGAATATCTCTCTTGAACAAGTGGTGGCCATTGGAGACGGGGCCAACGATCTTCCAATGCTCGCAACAGCAGGACTTGGGATCGCCTTTCACGCCAAAGAAGTGGTGAGAAAAGAAGCTGAGCAGCATATGAGTCATGGTCCAATGACTAGTATTCTCTACTTCTTAGGAATAACAGATTCAAGCGAACTTCTTTAA
- the pgsA gene encoding CDP-diacylglycerol--glycerol-3-phosphate 3-phosphatidyltransferase yields MDSNNTEWDIDNLPNRLTIFRVLLIPLIVTSILLITTDIEAFRGYHYHLGYFAAWIFVAASITDFFDGHIARKRGIVTVFGSFLDPIADKFLVVSSLILLQALGRMPALLVIILVLREIYITALRLLAMEKGFKVPVDNSGKWKTALQMVSIPMLFAYDYPFGIPFPELGTAFIYIASILSLYSACFYSFNTMKKLKNARNEAKALKTKEKLSAKEAEAFQGLPKEE; encoded by the coding sequence ATGGACTCAAATAATACAGAATGGGATATTGATAACCTACCAAATAGATTAACTATTTTTAGAGTTCTCCTCATCCCACTTATTGTCACTTCAATACTTCTTATCACAACAGATATTGAAGCTTTCAGAGGGTATCACTATCACTTGGGATATTTCGCTGCATGGATATTCGTCGCGGCCTCGATTACTGATTTCTTTGATGGCCATATTGCCAGAAAACGTGGAATCGTTACCGTCTTTGGATCTTTTCTAGATCCTATTGCTGATAAATTTCTCGTGGTGAGCTCACTCATTCTTTTACAGGCCCTTGGAAGAATGCCTGCCCTTCTGGTGATCATTCTTGTTCTAAGAGAAATCTACATCACTGCTCTTAGGCTACTCGCCATGGAAAAAGGTTTCAAGGTCCCTGTTGATAATTCAGGAAAATGGAAGACTGCACTACAAATGGTTTCCATTCCGATGCTCTTTGCCTATGACTATCCTTTTGGAATTCCCTTTCCAGAGCTTGGAACGGCTTTTATTTACATTGCCTCCATTCTCTCTCTTTACTCAGCTTGTTTTTACTCGTTTAATACAATGAAGAAATTAAAGAACGCCAGAAATGAAGCGAAGGCCTTAAAGACAAAAGAAAAGTTAAGCGCCAAAGAAGCCGAAGCATTTCAGGGTTTGCCAAAGGAAGAATAA
- a CDS encoding PilZ domain-containing protein — protein MDRHLNLIKTDFEQTEKRIFPRFPFNYLTFKNSGNEQFVFEIKDISFTGMQLSLKDGGHSFTSDSDISGILHWQKASLEATGKVKWVSGKRIGVEFHVDDSFDSRVREFLSIDNMIDSLRPIHEFSAGVEMPANLKYWLRADGPFEVFVWRHNDGELARFQFLMMERFVEWEDGVGVKTGRILSKRDLDTPLFTEDELVFSVDEGVNSDAINFAQDILDNIGPEFLPEEARDFLKMKLNS, from the coding sequence ATGGATAGACATTTAAACCTAATTAAAACGGATTTTGAGCAAACAGAAAAGAGGATCTTTCCAAGATTTCCTTTTAATTACCTAACTTTTAAAAATTCTGGTAATGAACAATTTGTGTTTGAAATTAAAGATATTTCTTTTACTGGAATGCAGCTCTCTCTTAAAGATGGTGGCCATTCTTTTACTTCTGATTCTGATATCAGCGGAATTCTTCACTGGCAAAAGGCTTCGCTGGAAGCTACGGGAAAAGTTAAGTGGGTAAGTGGGAAGAGAATCGGTGTTGAGTTTCATGTAGATGATTCTTTTGATTCTAGAGTTAGGGAATTTCTCTCCATAGATAATATGATCGATAGTCTTCGTCCAATTCACGAATTTTCTGCGGGTGTAGAGATGCCTGCTAATTTGAAATATTGGCTTCGCGCAGATGGACCATTTGAAGTATTCGTATGGAGGCATAATGACGGAGAACTTGCTCGCTTTCAATTTCTTATGATGGAGAGATTTGTTGAGTGGGAAGATGGTGTTGGTGTGAAAACTGGCCGAATTCTTAGTAAGAGAGACCTAGATACTCCACTCTTTACTGAGGATGAACTTGTTTTTAGTGTGGATGAGGGTGTTAATAGTGACGCAATTAATTTTGCTCAAGATATTTTAGATAATATTGGGCCTGAGTTTCTCCCTGAAGAAGCGAGAGACTTTCTTAAAATGAAATTAAATTCTTAA
- the glpX gene encoding class II fructose-bisphosphatase, with the protein MNRNLALEFVRVTEMAAIASARWMGRGDEKAADQAAVDAMRQMLDSVECRATVVIGEGERDEAPMLYIGEKVGSGNGPELDIALDPLEGTTVCATGGYNSISVMAIAEKGKFLNAPDTYMKKIAVGREGRGIVDINETATENLKRLAEAKKCRIQDLTAVILDRERHYDLIEEVRTTGARIQLIGDGDVAASIACCNPNSGNDILFGTGGAPEGVISAAALRCMGGEFQGILQPRNEEEILRAKAMGVDDINKVFSIEELASGHVMFVATGVTTGNFLDGVQFTPWGARTHSIVMRSKSGTIRNISAEHHFDTKPRY; encoded by the coding sequence ATGAACAGAAATTTAGCGCTTGAATTTGTAAGAGTAACGGAAATGGCAGCAATCGCATCGGCAAGATGGATGGGTCGTGGAGACGAGAAAGCTGCAGATCAAGCGGCAGTAGATGCTATGAGACAAATGCTAGATTCTGTAGAATGTCGTGCAACTGTTGTTATTGGAGAGGGTGAGAGAGACGAAGCTCCTATGCTTTATATCGGTGAAAAAGTTGGTTCTGGAAATGGACCAGAGCTCGATATTGCTCTTGATCCACTAGAGGGAACAACTGTTTGTGCTACAGGTGGTTATAACTCTATTTCAGTTATGGCCATTGCTGAGAAAGGGAAGTTTTTAAATGCTCCCGATACTTATATGAAGAAGATTGCTGTAGGTAGGGAAGGAAGAGGAATCGTTGATATTAACGAGACTGCGACTGAGAACTTAAAGAGATTAGCGGAAGCTAAGAAGTGTCGTATCCAAGATTTAACAGCAGTTATACTTGATAGAGAAAGACATTATGACCTAATTGAAGAAGTGAGAACAACTGGAGCTCGTATACAGTTAATCGGAGACGGTGATGTCGCCGCTTCAATTGCTTGTTGTAATCCAAACTCAGGAAACGATATCTTATTTGGAACAGGTGGAGCGCCAGAAGGTGTTATTTCTGCTGCAGCACTAAGATGCATGGGGGGAGAGTTCCAAGGTATCCTGCAACCAAGAAATGAAGAAGAAATTCTTAGAGCGAAAGCAATGGGAGTTGATGATATTAATAAAGTATTCTCAATTGAAGAACTTGCAAGTGGGCACGTAATGTTCGTAGCAACAGGTGTGACTACAGGAAATTTCCTAGATGGTGTACAATTTACTCCATGGGGAGCAAGAACTCATTCAATCGTAATGAGAAGTAAGTCAGGGACTATTAGAAATATCTCTGCAGAGCACCACTTTGATACTAAACCGCGCTATTAA
- a CDS encoding SRPBCC family protein, whose amino-acid sequence MASVSRTETFDVEIEKLYSVIVDYNSYPDFVDGVSSIKVLEQTDAGARVEYGLNLIKKFKYILNLTHQSPTSVSWEFESGDLFKKNNGSWELVDLGNGQTEVTYSLDVDVKGFVPKSIISKLTDSSLPAMMKSYRERAASN is encoded by the coding sequence ATGGCAAGTGTAAGTCGTACAGAAACTTTTGATGTTGAAATTGAAAAACTCTACAGTGTAATCGTAGATTATAATTCATACCCTGATTTTGTAGACGGTGTGAGTAGTATAAAAGTTCTAGAGCAAACAGATGCCGGGGCTAGAGTAGAGTATGGATTAAATCTTATTAAGAAATTTAAATATATTTTAAACCTTACTCATCAGAGTCCTACTTCAGTTTCATGGGAATTTGAAAGTGGTGATCTCTTTAAAAAGAATAATGGTTCGTGGGAATTAGTTGACCTTGGAAATGGACAAACTGAAGTGACATATTCTTTAGATGTTGATGTTAAAGGTTTTGTTCCAAAATCTATTATTAGTAAACTCACAGATAGCTCACTTCCTGCGATGATGAAGTCGTATAGAGAAAGAGCAGCGTCTAACTAA
- a CDS encoding YggS family pyridoxal phosphate-dependent enzyme, with the protein MNREDLLSARFKELNTKIQTIKSEGHEPRVVAVTKYSPVDDIFISHDLGHEDFGENRVLDLQEKAEEFVKRGISDVNWHFIGNLQSNKINRLLKIPNLKYIHSIDSLSILQSLLSKEDQFRGDRLGLFLQVNTSGESEKQGFANYDTLAGAINLFLDEHGSRIYLAGLMTMGRIRTENIEEDARKCFKKLKRYKKRLEDDFGVYDLKLSMGMSGDFEIALEEGSDFIRVGSVLYKSHVDV; encoded by the coding sequence ATGAATAGAGAAGATCTTCTTAGTGCTCGCTTTAAAGAACTCAATACAAAAATTCAGACGATTAAAAGTGAAGGTCATGAACCGCGCGTTGTCGCAGTTACAAAGTATAGTCCAGTTGATGATATTTTCATTTCTCATGACTTAGGTCATGAGGATTTTGGAGAAAATAGAGTTTTGGATCTACAAGAGAAGGCCGAAGAATTCGTTAAGAGAGGGATCTCTGACGTGAATTGGCACTTCATTGGTAATCTTCAATCTAATAAAATAAATAGGCTCTTAAAAATTCCAAACTTAAAGTATATCCATTCAATCGACTCTTTATCAATTCTGCAGTCGCTCCTTTCAAAGGAAGATCAATTTAGAGGAGATAGGCTCGGACTCTTTCTTCAGGTTAATACTTCTGGGGAGAGTGAGAAACAGGGCTTTGCAAATTACGATACCCTGGCCGGTGCTATAAATCTCTTTCTTGATGAACACGGCTCTAGAATATATCTAGCAGGACTTATGACCATGGGAAGAATTAGGACCGAAAATATTGAAGAAGATGCAAGAAAGTGTTTTAAGAAACTTAAGAGATATAAGAAGCGTCTTGAAGATGACTTTGGAGTCTATGATCTGAAGCTCTCTATGGGAATGAGTGGTGATTTTGAAATTGCTCTAGAAGAAGGAAGTGACTTTATTAGAGTTGGTTCCGTTCTCTACAAGAGTCATGTGGATGTATAG
- a CDS encoding 2-oxoglutarate and iron-dependent oxygenase domain-containing protein: MSQNTERKVPELSLLSYVNGTTADQVKFVDDIMIGLKDYGFIVLKDHTVDQSKVDKAYEYLSEFYALPSEIKKKYSGDNGGQRGYTPFKVEHAKNNDNPDLKEFWHVGRELAATSQYKGVYPENVWPTEIPEFKETFLQLYNSMDTTSAILLEAIGRGLDVPANFFNEMINDGNSILRAIHYPPTKGEDTKNSIRAAAHEDINLITMLVGATESGLELLDHDGTWLAVDSKPGEIVVDTGDMMSRLTNDVLPATTHRVVNPTNDGSRRFSMPYFVHPHSKANLSCLSSCVGTGAKYEDITAGDFLVQRLKEIGLY, translated from the coding sequence ATGTCACAAAATACAGAAAGAAAAGTTCCTGAATTAAGCTTACTAAGTTATGTGAATGGGACAACTGCTGATCAAGTTAAATTCGTTGATGATATTATGATTGGGCTTAAAGATTATGGATTTATTGTTTTAAAAGATCACACTGTGGATCAGTCAAAAGTAGATAAGGCCTATGAGTACTTAAGCGAATTCTATGCACTTCCTTCTGAGATTAAGAAAAAGTACTCAGGCGATAACGGCGGACAACGTGGATATACTCCTTTTAAAGTTGAGCATGCAAAGAATAATGACAATCCAGATTTAAAAGAATTCTGGCATGTTGGGCGTGAGCTTGCAGCAACTTCTCAGTATAAAGGTGTCTATCCTGAAAATGTTTGGCCAACAGAGATTCCTGAGTTTAAAGAAACATTTCTACAACTCTATAACTCTATGGATACTACTTCCGCAATTTTACTTGAAGCAATTGGACGTGGACTTGATGTTCCTGCAAATTTCTTCAATGAAATGATTAATGACGGTAATTCAATCCTAAGAGCAATTCACTATCCACCAACTAAAGGTGAAGATACGAAGAATTCAATTAGAGCAGCAGCTCACGAGGATATTAATTTAATTACAATGCTAGTTGGAGCAACGGAGTCGGGGCTTGAGCTTCTAGATCACGATGGGACTTGGCTAGCAGTTGATTCAAAGCCTGGAGAAATTGTTGTTGATACCGGGGACATGATGAGCAGACTTACTAACGATGTTCTTCCTGCAACTACTCACAGAGTTGTAAATCCAACAAATGATGGTTCTAGAAGATTCTCTATGCCTTACTTTGTTCACCCACACTCAAAAGCGAATCTCTCTTGCTTATCAAGCTGTGTTGGAACTGGAGCGAAGTACGAAGATATTACAGCTGGAGACTTCCTAGTTCAGAGATTGAAAGAAATTGGTCTTTATTAG
- a CDS encoding diiron oxygenase produces MNFDIYDEQKLARQLQIQKKKAWDIETDINWSQGIDLSKSFLPLNNVNTLFKNATPEQLRVISQLMGLIVASTISQLENVAYRLKVPVWENFLRKHPVNPELLELGEQFFEEEKKHSRAFNKYIDLFASEVNIDPVDLKRFLPKAHNTAIEKIYTLNSKVGGMAMWWLISAVEEESILFYHLLNEVKENVDPLYYNLHRCHFEEEVRHKSYAHMMLEVYNEFVNTPSSYVFKKVDFILAEVLNMTWTFSQLLKVKELKKYKNHHEFFNTLSSCMDLLEGKSQLDILSALFHSTPYISHTIHLSEHGHIRELLKRYNTSKLPLPNSRIGEILCTV; encoded by the coding sequence GTGAACTTTGATATCTACGATGAGCAGAAATTAGCTCGCCAATTACAAATTCAAAAGAAGAAGGCCTGGGATATTGAAACCGATATTAACTGGTCTCAGGGAATTGATCTTAGTAAATCATTCCTACCTTTAAATAATGTAAATACTCTCTTTAAAAATGCAACACCTGAGCAGCTTCGAGTTATTTCGCAATTGATGGGACTCATTGTCGCTTCGACGATTTCTCAGCTTGAAAATGTTGCTTATAGATTAAAGGTTCCTGTTTGGGAAAACTTTCTAAGAAAGCATCCAGTAAACCCAGAGCTATTAGAACTCGGTGAACAGTTCTTTGAAGAAGAAAAGAAGCATTCAAGGGCCTTTAATAAGTATATTGATCTCTTTGCTAGTGAAGTAAATATTGATCCAGTGGATTTAAAGAGATTTCTTCCAAAGGCACATAACACTGCTATTGAAAAAATTTATACACTCAATTCTAAAGTTGGTGGCATGGCCATGTGGTGGCTAATTTCTGCGGTAGAAGAAGAGTCAATCCTCTTCTATCACTTACTAAATGAAGTAAAGGAAAACGTTGATCCACTTTACTATAATTTACACCGCTGTCATTTTGAAGAAGAAGTAAGGCATAAGAGCTATGCTCATATGATGTTAGAAGTGTATAACGAATTTGTGAATACTCCTTCGTCTTACGTCTTTAAGAAAGTAGATTTTATTCTAGCAGAAGTTCTAAATATGACTTGGACTTTTTCTCAGCTCTTAAAAGTTAAGGAGCTTAAAAAGTATAAGAATCACCATGAATTCTTCAATACTCTAAGTAGTTGTATGGATTTATTAGAAGGTAAGTCTCAACTAGATATCTTGTCGGCGCTCTTTCATTCAACGCCGTATATTTCTCATACGATCCATCTTTCAGAGCATGGGCATATAAGAGAATTATTAAAGAGATATAATACTAGTAAATTGCCACTTCCTAACTCTAGGATTGGGGAGATTCTATGTACTGTATAG
- a CDS encoding alpha/beta hydrolase, translated as MYCIDSKFRNGKDIYFINECYDEDRDIILMVHGFPDDAFGFSAQIESLKDRFNIIAPFMHSVLNGESTSTERIAPRELIHDVLFLLKEVNPTGEKRVFLMGHDLGCFTCTAIAQISPHQIKGIVHINGLGLQQFYNRRFSLKQWMKSSYVLFAQFNLVRLIVSKFFPKQFLNIIYKLSYVEKENDLYKKDKKVFSSIYVYKYLFKKTLGLIGSPTVKLSVPTLFLWGNRDNFLEIPTLDEVDKFYDSAQVRVLPGGHWIHHCASEKVNRILQNWKGFSYE; from the coding sequence ATGTACTGTATAGATTCTAAGTTTAGAAACGGGAAAGACATTTACTTCATTAATGAATGCTATGATGAAGACCGAGATATTATTCTTATGGTACATGGTTTTCCTGATGACGCTTTTGGTTTTTCTGCTCAAATTGAGAGCTTGAAAGATAGATTTAATATCATTGCTCCATTCATGCACAGTGTGCTCAATGGCGAAAGCACAAGTACTGAGAGAATAGCTCCTCGGGAGCTTATTCATGATGTTCTCTTTCTCTTAAAGGAAGTGAATCCAACTGGTGAGAAGAGAGTTTTTCTCATGGGACATGATCTAGGATGCTTTACTTGTACAGCAATTGCTCAAATATCTCCTCATCAAATAAAGGGAATCGTCCATATTAATGGGTTAGGACTTCAGCAATTCTATAATAGAAGATTTAGCTTAAAGCAGTGGATGAAGTCTTCATATGTTCTATTCGCTCAATTTAATTTAGTAAGGCTCATTGTTTCTAAGTTCTTTCCGAAGCAATTTTTAAATATCATTTATAAATTATCTTATGTAGAAAAAGAGAATGACCTTTATAAGAAAGATAAGAAAGTCTTCTCTTCTATCTATGTTTACAAGTATCTCTTTAAGAAAACGCTAGGACTTATTGGTTCACCAACAGTGAAGCTATCTGTACCGACACTATTTTTATGGGGTAATAGAGATAACTTCTTAGAAATTCCAACACTAGATGAAGTTGATAAATTCTATGATAGCGCGCAGGTGAGAGTTCTTCCTGGAGGGCATTGGATTCATCACTGTGCCAGCGAGAAAGTAAATAGAATCTTGCAAAACTGGAAAGGATTTAGTTATGAATAA
- a CDS encoding fatty acid desaturase encodes MNKFKRDEYYLLRYSIIHCLVFLSLSALLFNLKGIDLSFDLQMVDGLLVIGGLFLCGLPSGLLHNCAHRNVGARWFNDLVGEFLGTVMLYGYRGFSLGHMFHHKFPDNPKFDPHPPRGYSFLRFVVSPIEATLIIIERAYYETFGENKKSKTILQTSRLVFNISILLKLSFWFLLFGAKVFTLFYLVLYISNIFVFAHINFATHIENENGDSEIVNLNHNLYYKAVNRISLGGYFHKNHHLKPRAFNPAKIEFKESKSLVTYCPPIDLKTPKRGPLLSFTFVNGLETLTQKLNLD; translated from the coding sequence ATGAATAAGTTTAAAAGAGATGAGTACTATCTATTAAGATATTCTATAATTCACTGTCTAGTCTTTCTTAGTTTATCAGCTTTACTATTTAATCTTAAGGGAATAGATCTTAGCTTTGATTTACAAATGGTGGATGGATTACTAGTTATTGGGGGACTCTTTCTTTGTGGACTTCCGTCAGGTCTATTACATAATTGCGCTCACCGAAATGTTGGAGCGAGATGGTTTAATGACTTAGTTGGAGAGTTCCTAGGAACAGTAATGCTCTATGGTTATAGAGGATTTTCTCTGGGACATATGTTTCACCATAAATTTCCTGATAACCCAAAGTTCGATCCACATCCTCCAAGAGGATATTCATTCTTAAGATTTGTGGTTTCTCCAATAGAGGCCACTCTTATAATTATTGAGAGGGCCTATTATGAAACTTTTGGAGAGAATAAGAAGTCAAAGACGATTTTACAGACTTCAAGATTAGTCTTTAATATTTCAATTCTCTTGAAGTTATCTTTTTGGTTCTTACTTTTTGGGGCAAAGGTATTTACACTTTTCTATCTAGTTCTCTATATTTCAAATATCTTTGTATTTGCTCATATTAACTTTGCTACACATATTGAAAATGAGAATGGAGATTCAGAAATTGTTAACTTAAATCATAATCTCTACTATAAAGCCGTAAATAGGATTTCCCTTGGCGGATACTTTCATAAGAATCATCACTTAAAACCTAGGGCGTTTAACCCGGCTAAGATAGAATTTAAAGAGAGTAAGAGCTTAGTTACTTATTGTCCTCCAATAGATCTAAAGACCCCAAAGAGAGGGCCTCTCCTATCGTTTACTTTTGTTAATGGTCTTGAAACTCTAACGCAGAAACTTAATTTGGATTAA
- a CDS encoding fatty acid desaturase, protein MNKYRKDRNYFLNYFNANILVFGLLNIFLILFKKGLFENNFAIEFLFVIPLGLVFGLVIATAFHNASHGNIKPRVLNTIIGEFCGAFTLDGMRNFKVGHMLHHIHADDLELDPHPPHGLTFFEFIKLSKDRTIQVLIKEYYKHHGETEESKSNIKLQILSYKVGVALKILFWFALFGPALFVTFYIPSFMSYFFGFAHLNYISHGNDEEGEGEILNHDGGVFFSVMNMLTSGGYYHKNHHKYPGLYNPSRLDKLKSNANRELRIYNPS, encoded by the coding sequence ATGAATAAGTATAGAAAAGATAGAAATTACTTCTTAAATTACTTTAATGCCAATATTCTCGTTTTTGGCCTCTTAAATATTTTCTTAATTCTATTTAAGAAGGGATTATTTGAAAATAATTTTGCAATTGAATTTCTTTTCGTCATTCCTCTTGGACTAGTCTTTGGTCTTGTGATTGCGACAGCTTTTCATAATGCTAGTCATGGTAATATTAAACCAAGAGTTCTCAACACAATTATTGGAGAATTTTGTGGGGCCTTCACTCTTGATGGAATGAGAAATTTTAAGGTGGGCCATATGCTTCACCATATTCATGCAGATGATCTAGAGCTTGATCCTCATCCTCCACACGGTCTCACTTTCTTTGAGTTTATTAAACTTTCTAAAGATAGAACAATTCAAGTTCTAATTAAAGAATACTATAAGCATCACGGAGAAACGGAAGAGTCTAAGAGTAATATTAAACTTCAAATTCTCTCTTATAAAGTTGGCGTTGCCTTAAAAATACTTTTTTGGTTTGCTCTCTTTGGTCCAGCTCTCTTTGTGACTTTCTATATTCCTTCTTTTATGAGCTACTTTTTTGGTTTTGCTCACTTAAATTATATTTCTCATGGAAATGATGAAGAAGGTGAAGGCGAAATTTTAAATCATGATGGGGGAGTCTTCTTTAGCGTGATGAATATGTTAACTTCAGGTGGTTACTATCATAAGAATCATCATAAGTATCCAGGTCTCTATAACCCTTCAAGATTGGATAAATTAAAATCTAATGCCAACAGAGAACTTAGAATTTACAATCCCAGTTGA